A single genomic interval of Pirellulales bacterium harbors:
- a CDS encoding CDGSH iron-sulfur domain-containing protein, translated as MSQVTIRTRNNGPFVVEGPVTIVDAEGNAFTISTDKPAIALCRCGQSGKKPFCDGSHNRCGFVAAEQATPDVG; from the coding sequence ATGAGCCAGGTCACCATCCGCACGCGCAACAACGGTCCTTTCGTCGTGGAGGGGCCGGTGACCATCGTCGATGCAGAAGGCAATGCGTTCACGATCAGCACCGACAAGCCGGCGATCGCCTTGTGCCGATGCGGCCAGTCGGGCAAAAAACCGTTCTGCGACGGATCGCACAATCGCTGCGGCTTTGTGGCCGCCGAGCAGGCTACTCCAGACGTCGGCTAG
- a CDS encoding zf-HC2 domain-containing protein, translating into MSDLAHDELLSAYLDGELTADERARVERMLAEQPESRQLLDELRAMKTSLERMPRTRLGHDFADQVLRQAEKELLTTGGAEAADGDGESKVELSERDERRGGFTWQRMRRPLIWASLTLAAGLAIMFLDRDRAARRQVALAPGAAGERDGGEIGAPAGAPAAEAPEHPLGRTQQAEEKSDHDRRSEPSASPNELGLDGASAAKNDASGLRAPQAARPRGPNAAPRDEPLTEPAKDAPERMSVAHDKMSSDAGAAERLSSIAGDQTLVVWCYVTPGADYDNSFRKLLAQQNIKWGEETPVAEPDSLARESLDDQVAETDDRSKQSAEPSARSSEAEVERLGTALRKRAAQQGKLLQTDADAALRDPNTELVLVEASEPQIEAVLEALDRDSDRVVAVDVEPAPDLPRQQQYFRYARGLAEVNELQQRQAGAFRAKVPAKKETAAKAAESLPESKAAADAKQSALPGLARRLVVRPLVPPADADNKPAEQAPARAVESRLQRANKAEATKPTTAGVGGEPAGGRGGAADKDRFQVLFVLHPVEAEKPAARSQPAKNND; encoded by the coding sequence ATGTCCGACCTTGCCCACGACGAACTGCTGAGCGCCTACCTCGACGGCGAGTTGACCGCCGACGAGCGGGCGCGCGTCGAGCGGATGCTGGCCGAGCAGCCCGAAAGTCGGCAGCTTCTGGACGAGCTGCGCGCCATGAAAACCAGTCTGGAGCGGATGCCCCGTACGCGGTTGGGGCACGACTTCGCCGATCAGGTGCTGCGGCAGGCTGAAAAAGAGCTGCTCACGACGGGCGGCGCCGAGGCGGCAGATGGCGACGGCGAGTCAAAGGTCGAGTTATCGGAACGAGACGAGCGGCGGGGCGGCTTCACTTGGCAACGGATGCGCAGGCCGCTGATCTGGGCGTCGCTCACGTTGGCCGCCGGTTTGGCGATCATGTTCCTCGACCGCGACCGGGCCGCACGGCGGCAGGTCGCGTTGGCGCCGGGCGCGGCCGGCGAGCGCGACGGTGGCGAGATCGGCGCCCCGGCGGGAGCACCGGCCGCCGAAGCGCCGGAGCATCCGTTAGGCAGAACGCAGCAGGCCGAGGAGAAATCGGACCACGACCGCCGGTCGGAGCCGTCGGCATCTCCGAACGAGTTGGGTCTTGATGGCGCATCGGCCGCCAAGAACGATGCGTCCGGGCTGCGAGCGCCCCAGGCCGCCAGGCCCCGTGGCCCGAATGCGGCGCCGCGCGACGAACCGCTGACAGAGCCGGCGAAAGACGCTCCGGAACGCATGTCTGTCGCCCACGACAAAATGTCATCCGATGCCGGCGCCGCCGAGCGGTTGTCGTCCATCGCCGGCGACCAGACGCTCGTCGTGTGGTGCTACGTGACGCCCGGCGCGGACTACGACAATTCGTTCCGCAAGCTGCTGGCACAGCAGAACATCAAATGGGGCGAAGAGACGCCCGTCGCCGAACCCGACTCCCTCGCTCGGGAATCGCTCGATGACCAGGTTGCCGAGACCGACGATCGGTCGAAGCAGTCTGCCGAGCCTTCCGCCCGTTCCAGCGAGGCGGAAGTGGAGCGGCTGGGCACGGCACTTCGCAAGCGGGCCGCCCAGCAAGGGAAGCTGTTGCAAACCGACGCCGACGCGGCCCTGCGCGATCCGAACACCGAGCTGGTGCTGGTCGAAGCGAGCGAGCCGCAAATCGAAGCCGTGCTGGAGGCGCTGGACCGTGATTCCGATCGCGTGGTGGCCGTCGACGTGGAACCGGCGCCCGATCTGCCGCGGCAACAGCAATACTTCCGGTATGCTCGCGGCCTGGCGGAAGTAAACGAACTGCAGCAGCGGCAGGCAGGCGCGTTCCGAGCCAAGGTGCCCGCCAAGAAAGAGACGGCTGCGAAGGCCGCTGAATCACTACCGGAGTCCAAGGCGGCCGCCGATGCAAAGCAGAGCGCCTTGCCGGGCCTGGCGCGCAGGTTGGTCGTGCGCCCCTTGGTCCCGCCCGCCGATGCGGACAACAAGCCCGCGGAGCAGGCCCCGGCGCGGGCCGTCGAGTCGCGCTTGCAGCGGGCCAACAAGGCCGAGGCCACAAAACCGACGACTGCGGGCGTGGGTGGCGAGCCCGCCGGAGGCAGAGGCGGCGCCGCCGACAAAGACCGCTTCCAGGTGCTTTTTGTGTTGCACCCGGTCGAGGCGGAAAAGCCGGCGGCCCGGTCGCAGCCTGCCAAGAATAATGATTGA
- a CDS encoding sigma-70 family RNA polymerase sigma factor yields the protein MVDDETLIESALKGNSAAFGDLVRKYQDRLYNTLVHLTGSSEDARDVVQDTFVKAFVKLESFQRTCAFYTWLYRIAFNTAMSRRRRRRPTESIDAGQDCGHDPPDPGPGPGDRLEREELAEQVRAALETLSDEHRTVIVLRDIDGCDYAAIAEILDLPLTTVRSRIHRARLQLRDQLKRVLQPGST from the coding sequence GTGGTGGATGACGAAACGCTCATCGAGTCGGCCCTCAAGGGCAACTCGGCGGCCTTTGGCGACCTGGTGCGCAAGTATCAGGACCGCCTGTATAACACCCTGGTCCACCTGACGGGGTCGTCGGAAGACGCGCGCGACGTCGTCCAAGACACGTTCGTCAAGGCGTTCGTCAAGCTGGAGTCGTTCCAGCGGACCTGTGCCTTTTACACCTGGCTGTACCGCATCGCCTTCAACACGGCCATGAGCCGCCGGCGAAGGCGGCGGCCGACGGAGTCGATCGACGCGGGCCAGGACTGCGGCCACGACCCGCCGGATCCCGGCCCCGGGCCCGGCGACCGGCTGGAACGTGAAGAGTTGGCCGAGCAAGTGCGGGCGGCCCTGGAGACGTTGAGCGACGAACACCGCACCGTGATCGTGCTCCGCGATATTGACGGTTGCGACTATGCGGCGATTGCCGAGATCCTCGACTTGCCGCTGACCACGGTCCGCAGCCGCATCCATCGGGCACGCCTGCAGTTGCGCGACCAATTGAAACGAGTTTTGCAGCCCGGTTCCACCTGA
- a CDS encoding class I SAM-dependent methyltransferase, with translation MIDKPLLRKPPKKRSHSDRRSKRKVLNKIVENDLIRRVSFEEYRDKVRNVYDGPQGALLATCSLLSLHLTFGERLIRERKFDVHGARQILDVGSGAGQIAKHLLKYSDHGARLTCFDLSFSMLRRARTRLRSSLPDHLVADVTRLPFADGTFDCVTCGYVIEHLPDAKVGLAELARVMMPGARMLLLTSEDTFGGAWTSRFWCCRTYNRRELREVCQGLGLVWKEELWFTRMHKALRAGGICVEIEKR, from the coding sequence ATGATCGACAAGCCACTGCTCCGCAAACCACCGAAGAAGCGCTCCCACAGCGATCGGCGGTCGAAGCGAAAGGTCCTGAACAAGATCGTCGAGAACGATCTCATCCGCCGGGTGAGCTTCGAGGAATATCGCGACAAGGTCCGCAATGTGTATGACGGCCCGCAGGGAGCGCTGCTGGCCACGTGCAGCCTGCTGTCGCTGCACCTGACCTTCGGCGAGCGGCTGATCCGCGAGCGCAAGTTCGATGTCCACGGCGCGCGGCAGATTCTGGACGTGGGGAGCGGCGCCGGGCAGATCGCGAAGCACCTGTTGAAGTACTCCGACCACGGTGCCCGGCTGACCTGCTTCGACCTGTCGTTTTCCATGCTGCGTCGGGCGCGCACCCGGCTGAGGAGCAGCCTGCCCGACCACCTGGTGGCCGACGTCACGCGGCTGCCGTTTGCCGACGGCACGTTCGACTGCGTGACGTGCGGCTACGTGATCGAGCATTTGCCCGACGCCAAGGTCGGTCTGGCCGAGTTGGCCCGCGTGATGATGCCCGGTGCGCGGATGCTGTTGCTGACCAGCGAAGACACCTTCGGCGGCGCGTGGACGAGCCGCTTCTGGTGCTGCCGCACCTATAACCGCCGCGAGCTGCGCGAGGTATGCCAGGGTCTGGGGCTGGTGTGGAAGGAAGAGCTCTGGTTCACTCGCATGCACAAGGCGCTGCGCGCCGGGGGAATCTGCGTCGAGATCGAGAAACGCTGA
- a CDS encoding BatA and WFA domain-containing protein, which produces MLDFLSRHFTSMLSPWQWALLAAVPPAIVALYFLKLKRQPLEVPSTYLWHKSIEDLHVNSIWQRLRQSLLLFLQLLLIALLMLTLLKPNWQTSRLSGGHYIFLIDNSASMGATDIEPTRLDAAKQRTLSLIDEMKSGDAAMVISFADSAHVEQSYTDNRNELRRRVEEIKVTDRSTSLADALRVASGLANPGRSSNVEDSQDFQVAAPVKADLYIFSDGKFPDVSNFSLGSLNPIYEPIGTETAKNVAVAAFTTARHEVNAEMFQAFGRIENHGLEAATVDVELHVDDQLVDAQRVTIEPGDSEGLAFPLEGVQSGVLKLKTGGQDHLAIDDVAWTTLNPPHPMKVLVVTPGNRPLALALATDKVRALAEIVEHSPDYLKRPEYEKQAASGNFDLIIYDRCRPEQMPQADTMFIARLPAGDAWKAGEPAAAPQIIDTNRAHPLMQIVEMGDVVLAEARPLAPPAGSTVLIDTNAGPVCALGPREGYEDLVLGFTIYDREQLDTNWAVRASFPVFMLNLMEYLGGTRSALTSGSVQPGQTVAWRSDTAGESIEVLLPSKATAEIGRGKLNAFPFSGTSEVGVYEVREKGKATGHFAVNLFDPLESALHPRPELKIGDTSVAGKAEREPARQDVWKLVLLAGLAVLLLEWYIYNRRVYI; this is translated from the coding sequence ATGCTCGACTTCCTCAGCCGCCACTTCACGTCGATGCTCTCGCCCTGGCAATGGGCTTTGCTGGCAGCGGTGCCGCCGGCCATCGTGGCGCTCTACTTCCTCAAGCTCAAACGGCAGCCGCTGGAAGTGCCCAGCACCTATCTTTGGCACAAGTCGATCGAAGACCTGCACGTCAACAGCATCTGGCAGCGGCTGCGGCAAAGCCTGCTCTTGTTCCTGCAGCTTCTGCTGATCGCCTTGCTGATGCTCACGCTGCTGAAGCCGAACTGGCAGACCTCGCGGCTGTCGGGCGGGCACTACATTTTTCTCATCGACAACTCGGCCAGCATGGGCGCCACCGATATCGAACCGACACGGCTCGACGCCGCCAAGCAGCGCACGCTCTCGCTGATCGACGAGATGAAGTCGGGCGACGCCGCTATGGTCATCAGCTTTGCCGACAGCGCCCACGTGGAGCAGTCGTACACCGACAACCGCAACGAGCTGCGGCGGCGCGTCGAAGAAATCAAAGTCACCGACCGCTCCACCTCGCTGGCCGACGCCCTGCGCGTGGCCTCGGGCTTGGCAAACCCCGGCCGCAGCTCGAATGTGGAAGACAGTCAGGATTTTCAGGTCGCGGCGCCGGTGAAAGCCGATCTCTATATCTTCAGCGACGGCAAGTTTCCCGATGTGAGCAACTTTTCGCTCGGAAGTCTCAATCCGATCTACGAGCCGATCGGCACCGAGACGGCCAAGAACGTGGCGGTGGCCGCGTTCACCACCGCCCGGCACGAGGTCAACGCCGAAATGTTTCAGGCCTTCGGCCGCATCGAGAACCACGGTTTGGAAGCCGCCACGGTCGATGTCGAGCTGCACGTCGACGACCAATTGGTCGATGCACAGCGCGTGACCATCGAGCCGGGCGACTCGGAAGGGCTGGCGTTTCCGTTGGAGGGCGTGCAGTCGGGCGTGCTCAAGCTGAAGACGGGAGGCCAAGATCATCTGGCGATCGACGACGTGGCCTGGACGACGCTCAACCCGCCGCACCCAATGAAAGTGTTGGTGGTCACGCCGGGCAACCGTCCGCTGGCTCTGGCCCTGGCCACCGACAAGGTGCGGGCGTTGGCCGAGATCGTCGAGCACAGCCCCGATTATTTGAAACGGCCCGAGTACGAGAAGCAGGCCGCGTCCGGAAACTTCGACCTGATTATTTACGACCGCTGCCGGCCGGAGCAGATGCCGCAGGCCGATACGATGTTCATCGCCCGCTTGCCCGCCGGCGATGCCTGGAAGGCGGGCGAGCCGGCCGCCGCGCCGCAAATCATCGACACCAACCGTGCCCACCCTCTCATGCAAATCGTGGAGATGGGCGACGTGGTGCTGGCCGAGGCCCGGCCGCTCGCTCCGCCGGCGGGCAGCACCGTGCTGATCGACACCAATGCCGGCCCCGTGTGTGCCCTCGGTCCGCGCGAAGGTTATGAAGACCTGGTGCTCGGTTTCACGATTTACGATCGGGAGCAGCTCGATACCAACTGGGCCGTGCGGGCCAGCTTTCCCGTGTTTATGCTCAATCTGATGGAATACCTGGGCGGCACGCGCTCCGCGCTCACCTCCGGCAGCGTGCAGCCGGGACAGACGGTCGCCTGGCGGAGCGACACGGCCGGCGAGTCGATCGAGGTGCTGCTGCCGAGCAAGGCCACCGCCGAGATCGGCCGCGGCAAACTCAACGCCTTTCCTTTTTCCGGCACTTCGGAGGTGGGGGTTTACGAAGTGCGGGAAAAAGGCAAGGCCACGGGCCACTTTGCGGTCAACCTGTTCGATCCGCTGGAGAGTGCCCTCCATCCCCGGCCCGAGCTGAAGATCGGTGATACCAGTGTTGCCGGTAAAGCCGAACGTGAGCCTGCCCGGCAAGACGTTTGGAAGCTGGTGTTGCTGGCGGGACTGGCGGTTCTGTTGTTGGAGTGGTATATCTACAATCGCCGCGTCTATATTTAG
- a CDS encoding DUF29 domain-containing protein, with protein MTTAEILDLSVLYERDETAWLEAMSALAACGRFAEMDYRHLSEYLADMAKRDRREVFSRLVVLLSHLLKWEYQPERRSGSWRGTIREQRRELRQLLESGTLRNHAEAVHADVYAEARRQAADETDLSLDVFPVEDPWGLDELLAEPDAAAD; from the coding sequence ATGACGACGGCAGAGATCCTCGACCTGAGCGTCCTTTACGAGCGTGACGAGACGGCGTGGCTCGAGGCCATGTCGGCCCTGGCTGCCTGCGGGCGATTCGCGGAAATGGACTACCGACACCTCAGCGAGTATTTGGCGGACATGGCCAAACGTGATCGGCGAGAAGTGTTCAGCCGGCTGGTCGTGTTGCTGTCGCACTTGCTGAAATGGGAGTATCAACCGGAACGCCGTTCGGGCTCGTGGCGGGGAACGATCCGGGAACAACGGCGTGAGCTGCGGCAATTGCTCGAAAGCGGCACCCTGCGCAACCATGCCGAAGCCGTGCATGCCGACGTCTACGCCGAGGCCCGGCGGCAGGCGGCCGACGAGACGGATCTGAGCCTGGATGTCTTCCCGGTCGAGGATCCGTGGGGCCTCGATGAGTTGTTAGCCGAGCCCGATGCTGCTGCGGATTAG